CTTGTCAAAAGCGGGCGCGGCTGCCGTGGGCGACATGGCCACCGCGGCCACGCCAATGGTGTTGCCCATCAGTTGGGTGCCCTTGAGAATGTTGGCGATGTAATCCATCTTGGCCTGATCGATGAGGATAAATCCGCCCTTGTACCCCAGACCTCTGGCCTGTTCAATGACCAGCGCCGTGGTGCCGGAAGGCCCGCCGATGAGCATAGCATCGGGCTTGGTGGCCACGGCTGCGGTCAACTGAGCGGAGAAGTCCGTCTCAGTGTAGTAGTTGGCCGGTTTGTCTTCAGTGATCTGGCCGCCTTTGGCTTGCCAGTGCTCTTTGAAAGCGGACCGCCACTCGTCCCCGTACGCTCCCAGGGTCACCACCATGGCAACCTTGCGCCATCCCTTTTTCCACGCTAGATCGGAAAAGCTCCTCACGTAAACCGTGAATGGAGGCGGTATGGCCGCCAGCAGCTTGTTGCCCATTTCGATCACTTTGGGCGTGCTGGTATAGGCCATGATAAGGAACTCGTGCCCCTTCTCCTCATTGATTCTGGCCATCGCTGCAAGGGTGTTAAAGACCGGATTGAACACTGCCGGCGCTTTGTACTGATCCAGCAACTTGCGGCAGTTACTGACCGCTTCTGTGGGATCAATTCGATCGTCGAGCTTGACGAGTTTGAAAAGGTGCTTCTCACCGCCAACGGTGATGCCTCCCGCGGCGTTGATTTCATTGACGGCCATTTCCAGCCCGTTCGTACAGTCCTGGCTGTACTCCGCTGCCACACCGCTGAGGGGCCCGGAATAACCTATTACCACTTCCTTGGCCGCCTGTGCGGAGGCGTCGGCGGCAAGCCAGACCGACGCCAGCAGTACCACCAAGAAAAAAACAAAACCGGTGAAACCTTTCCAGTACCTCATCACTATCTTCTCCTTTCGCTTAATTGCCGTGAAGTTTTCCTATCCAGAACTCGATGCCTGCGACGGTCGGCCAGGTTGCGCTTTTGCCTGACTGACCTGCCGGCGTTTTGTCGCTAAACCTCCAGGTACTTGGCCCGTGCCTCCGGGTTGGCGTTCAGTTCATCCATCGTCCCCTGGAAACCGATGTGCGCCTTGCCCATGAGGTAAACCCGATGAGCGAGAGACATGGCGACCTTGAGGTTGTGTTCGACCAGAAGGATGGAGACCCCTAAGTTATTGATCTCGGCCAGTACGTTGCGGACCTCTTTCACCATGATCGGGGCTAAGCCTTCTGTGGGTTCATCCACGAGCAGCAGTGACGGATTCCCCATGAGGGAACGGCCGATGGCCAGCATCTGCTGTTCTCCGCCGGAGAGATGGGCCCCTTTGCTGTTGGCTCTTTTCTGGAGGCTGGGGAAATGGTGGAATATCCTTTCCACTGTCCAGGCGTTGGGATCGCTTGAATTCACCTTCCCGCCCTTTACTCCGAGAAGCAGATTGTCCAAAACCGACAACGTGGGGAAAATTCGCCTTTCTTCCGGCACGTAACCTATGCCCGACATGGCTATCTTGTAGGGCGGCAGCCCGAAGAGAGGTTTGCCTTCGAAGGAAACCGTCCCTGAACGAGGCTTTACCAGCCCCATGATGCTCTTGAGCGAAGTGCTCTTGCCCATGCCGTTTCGCCCCAGGAGACCGACGATCTCGCCCTTCTCTACGGTCAGGGAGAAGCTTTGAAGCGCGTGACTGGAGCCGTAATAGGTATTGAGTTCTTTGACTTCGAGCAGCATCTCAGACCTCCAGATCACCCAGGTAGGCATCCCTAACCGCCTGGTTCCCCTGTATCTCCTCGGGGGTCCCTACAGCGATGATCCGCCCGTAATCAAGAACCGTCACTCGGTCCGCGAGGGAAAAAACCACATCCATATCGTGCTCTATTATGACCACGGTCTTGCCTTCGGTAAGCCTCTTGATCAGTTCCACCGTATGGTGCGTTTCATCCCGCGACATACCGGCCGTGGGCTCGTCCAGCATGATCAAATCGGGATCGGTCGCCAGGGCCAAGCTGATTTCCAGGGCACGATGTTTGCCGTACGATAACGCCCCTGCGGGAAAATCCCGTTCCCCGTCCAGACCGATCCTCCGCAGGACCTCTTCGGTCTCTTCGGTAATGTCCTTCATCTTGTCCACCATACGGAACAAGTTGAAACGTATTCCTCTTTTGGACAGGATGGCTAGGCGGATATTCTGAAAAGCGGTCATTCGGTCAAAGGTGCTGGTAATCTGAAAAGACCTTCCCAGGCCGAGCCGTGTCAGCTCATGGGGCTTGGCGCCGGTGACCTTCTTGCTCTTGAAAAGCACCTGTCCTTGCCTTGGCACGTAAGTTCCGGTGATGATATTGAACAGGGTCGTCTTTCCCGCCCCGTTGGGCCCAATGACCGCGTGCCGCTCTCCTTTTTCCACTTGCAGGTTAACGTCGAACAGGACTTTTAGCCCGCTAAAATCATGATACAGTCCGTTGGTTTCCAGGATGTTCATGAAGCCCCCTTCAAGGCAACTCTGGCGGTCCGGGACGGAAACCATGTTTGTTTCAAAAGGCTTATCGCGCCCATAAATCCCATGGGGGCGAACATAATGACCAGAATCAGGATAAGACCTATCACCAACTCAACCTGTTCCGTGTAGCGGCTCGTAAGTTCCTCTATGACCTGAAAGATGCCCGAGCCCACTATGGGGCCGAAAAAGCTGCCGACGCCTCCGATCATGGTTATCGTAATCGGAGCAAAGGAGGTCAGGACGTTCAATGCGGCGGACGAAATGAGGTTTTGAAACAATGCGTACATGGAGCCGGCCACCCCGGCAAAAGCAGCCGAGACGACATAAACCACCGCCTTGGTCTGGGGCACCTTGAACCCCAGGTAATCGATCCTCTTAGCGTTGTCACGTACGCCGATTTGGATCTGGCCAAAAGGCGTCTTTGTAAAGAACCAAATGATGAGAAGGCTGATCCCCAGGCAGACGACGGCAAAATAATAGAAGTTCTCCGGTTGTCTTATATCAATGGATACAATGCCCGGAATACTTACCGGCGGGATGGGAAAGCCCCCGATACCGTCCTCACCTCCTGTTATGTTTCGCAGTTTCAGCGCAAGGACGTGCATGAGTTCGCCAAAAGCCAGGTGTAGCATGGAAAAGGCCGTGCCGCTGACCCTGACGACGAGTGGGCACAATATGAGAGCAAGGGCAGCCGCGGATAACAGACCGATTAAGACCGCCGGCAACAGTGCCAGGCCCTCGATATGCTTCAGAGCCAAAGCCGTGCCGTAACCTCCGGCGCCAAAAAACATGGCATGTCCGAAACTCAGAAGCCCCGTGTAGCCCAGCAGCAAATTAAAGGAGACTGAAAAGAGGGCGAAGATGGCGAAGGTTACGAACAGGTTCGTATAGTAAAGCCCGAATAGTTTCGGGTAAGCGGCCAAGATCACAACGAGAACCAGCCAAAACACCCATTTAGAGACCTTGTTCGTCATTCCCGTTCTCCAAACAAGCCTGTAGGCTTAATCGCCAGGACTATGGCCATGAATAGAAACATCAGGACCGGCGCGAGTTGGGAGAAGAACTGAACTCCATAGGAACTCAGCAAGCCGAATATTATGGCTACTATAAACGCGCCCGAGAGGCTGCCAAGTCCCCCGGTAACCACCACCACGAAAGCATCCATTCCCACCTGGTCCGACAATCCGGGGAACACGGTCAGTATCGGGGCAACGGCAACTCCGGCTATTCCGGCCAGCCATATGCCAATTCCGAAAACCAACATAAAGACCAGGGGGATATTGATGCCGAGAGCACTCACCATACCCGCGTCGGAAACGGCAGCGCGCACGATTTTGCCCAAACGGGTTTTGTAGAGGAGTAAAGACATGATCGCCAAGACAGTGAGGGCCATCCCGATGACGAACAGCCTGTACACAGGGTAGTCCATGCCGGCAATGGACACCAAGCCCGTCAGCAACGGCGGGATCTTGACCGGAAGACTCTCTGTGCCCCAGAAGATCTTGACGGCGGCCAGAATAACCAAAGAGACGCCCACTGTCAGGATCAGCTCAGCCATATGTCCAAGGCCGCGCACTTGTCTAAGAAGAAATCTCTCCACGAGAATCCCAAAAAAAGCGGTAGCAACCGGCGCCAGGAGCAGAGCCGCCCAAAAACTGCCGGTCAAACTCACAAACTGGAAGCAAAAATACGCGGAAAGCATGAAGAAAGCCGCATGGGCGAGGTTCAGAATCCCCATCATGCCGAAGATGATATTCAGGCCGGAGGCTACCAGGAATAGGATCATGCCATAGGCTAACCCGTGTATGCCCTGGGCAATATACATTGCAGTTTTTGGATCCATCACTTCGCCCTCTTAGCGGAAGAGTACGCAGACCGAAAACCGTACGGCGAAAGCCACCGCAATCTTCATGCTATCCGAACCTTGAATTTGAGAAGAAACTCCGACGTTGTCTCTACGCTATGCGTTGTTCCTCGTCTCCCGACTCACTCTCCCCAACCGTTTTTCCCCTTGCACCGATCGAGTTTTTCGTCCATGAGGGGGAGCACTTTGTCTGCCGGGATTTTCGCCGAAGGCCCGGCATAGGAACAGCCCGTAAACCAATGGTGAGGAGGAATGTTGAAGTCCACTTTCTGTTCGTCAGGTACCACAAATTCGGCCACATAGAGGTCCTGGATCGCCTTGTGGTCGCAAGGCCTCATTTTCAGCGTCTTTCCATTCACAAAACGGTACGTATCGCCTTCCCAGACCTTGATGATCTTTTCAGGATCCGTGCTGGCGGCCCGCTCAATGACACTCAGGAGCCAATAGGTCTGCTGATTGTAGGAGCCTATATTCCCCCCTCCGTGTTCGAAGAGCTTCGTATTGAAAGGCGCCTGCCATTTGGTCTTCCACAGGTCGTTCCACATTTTGTAGTATTTAATTTGTTCCGGTGTCTTGAAGTAAGGATTGTCCGTGTACATCTGGCTAAGCTGGACCAAACCTTTCGTACCGTCAACACCTACTTCATGCAGGAAGTTGGGCTCGTCCAGGAAGATATGCGCAAAGGGAAGCGTAATCCCCATTTGCCTGGACTGCTTGAGGAGGTTGGCCGCGTCGGGAATCCAGTCGCCGGTGTAAACTACCTCGGCGCCGGCAGCCTTTATCTTGGTCAGGTAGGGAGCGAAATCGGTGAGGAACAGTTTGTGATAATCCTCTCCGACGATCTCGGCCTCAGGATAGAATTCTTTCAGCCCTTTCTTGAACCCGGCAGCCATCGCGTGGCCGAACATGTAATCTTGGCAGAGGATGTAAAACTTCTTTTCCTTCTTCCTTTGGCCATAGTAATTGGCCAGGCCGCGGCCGATCTGGTCGGTGGAAAAAGAGGACATGAAGGCATAACGAGAGAAATTTGTGGCATCCTGAAGGTCGTCGGTCAAAGAAGCGGTGTTATGGGCAATAACTTTGTATTTGTTGGCGGTTTCATTGATGATTTTCATCAGATGGCTGCCATCAGTGCCCCATAGCACGTGGACCTTGTCCTGGAGGACCATCCTCTCGCATATCTTCTTGCACTGGTCAGGCTTGCCCATGTGATCGGCCTTGATGACCTCGACCAGCTTCTTTTTCCCATCAACGAGGATGCCTCCTCTTTTGTTGATGTCGTGGGCTGCCCATAGGACTGAAATATAGTATATCTGTCCCACTAAGGCGGCCGGTCCGGAGAATGAAGCCACAAGGGCGATCTTGATGGTATCCCCTGTAGGGATCACGGGCTTGTTCGGATCAAAGTCGGACATATCGCCCATTTTGTTGACTTCAAAGGATGCATTGGCCTTCGTTAGGTCCGCTGCTACGGCAAGAGGCAGCCCCCAACCCAGGATTACAGCGAAAGCGACTACGGGAATAAAGACCTTCCAAAACATTGTTTTCATGCTTTTCTCCCTTTATGACAACATGATA
This portion of the Desulfomonile tiedjei genome encodes:
- a CDS encoding ABC transporter substrate-binding protein; protein product: MRYWKGFTGFVFFLVVLLASVWLAADASAQAAKEVVIGYSGPLSGVAAEYSQDCTNGLEMAVNEINAAGGITVGGEKHLFKLVKLDDRIDPTEAVSNCRKLLDQYKAPAVFNPVFNTLAAMARINEEKGHEFLIMAYTSTPKVIEMGNKLLAAIPPPFTVYVRSFSDLAWKKGWRKVAMVVTLGAYGDEWRSAFKEHWQAKGGQITEDKPANYYTETDFSAQLTAAVATKPDAMLIGGPSGTTALVIEQARGLGYKGGFILIDQAKMDYIANILKGTQLMGNTIGVAAVAMSPTAAAPAFDKKYVKDYKRMQTWEVALNYDAMHALARAMAAAGTVKDPVAIRAAFPKAFPLSGDKYPVEYSGITPGGRMEVAGSVQTIDEAGKYGPVQMCAWWLKTQEEFNKFKSEAAPVGNATWEFYKFEKEE
- a CDS encoding ABC transporter ATP-binding protein, giving the protein MLLEVKELNTYYGSSHALQSFSLTVEKGEIVGLLGRNGMGKSTSLKSIMGLVKPRSGTVSFEGKPLFGLPPYKIAMSGIGYVPEERRIFPTLSVLDNLLLGVKGGKVNSSDPNAWTVERIFHHFPSLQKRANSKGAHLSGGEQQMLAIGRSLMGNPSLLLVDEPTEGLAPIMVKEVRNVLAEINNLGVSILLVEHNLKVAMSLAHRVYLMGKAHIGFQGTMDELNANPEARAKYLEV
- a CDS encoding ABC transporter ATP-binding protein; the protein is MNILETNGLYHDFSGLKVLFDVNLQVEKGERHAVIGPNGAGKTTLFNIITGTYVPRQGQVLFKSKKVTGAKPHELTRLGLGRSFQITSTFDRMTAFQNIRLAILSKRGIRFNLFRMVDKMKDITEETEEVLRRIGLDGERDFPAGALSYGKHRALEISLALATDPDLIMLDEPTAGMSRDETHHTVELIKRLTEGKTVVIIEHDMDVVFSLADRVTVLDYGRIIAVGTPEEIQGNQAVRDAYLGDLEV
- a CDS encoding branched-chain amino acid ABC transporter permease; this translates as MTNKVSKWVFWLVLVVILAAYPKLFGLYYTNLFVTFAIFALFSVSFNLLLGYTGLLSFGHAMFFGAGGYGTALALKHIEGLALLPAVLIGLLSAAALALILCPLVVRVSGTAFSMLHLAFGELMHVLALKLRNITGGEDGIGGFPIPPVSIPGIVSIDIRQPENFYYFAVVCLGISLLIIWFFTKTPFGQIQIGVRDNAKRIDYLGFKVPQTKAVVYVVSAAFAGVAGSMYALFQNLISSAALNVLTSFAPITITMIGGVGSFFGPIVGSGIFQVIEELTSRYTEQVELVIGLILILVIMFAPMGFMGAISLLKQTWFPSRTARVALKGAS
- a CDS encoding branched-chain amino acid ABC transporter permease, which produces MDPKTAMYIAQGIHGLAYGMILFLVASGLNIIFGMMGILNLAHAAFFMLSAYFCFQFVSLTGSFWAALLLAPVATAFFGILVERFLLRQVRGLGHMAELILTVGVSLVILAAVKIFWGTESLPVKIPPLLTGLVSIAGMDYPVYRLFVIGMALTVLAIMSLLLYKTRLGKIVRAAVSDAGMVSALGINIPLVFMLVFGIGIWLAGIAGVAVAPILTVFPGLSDQVGMDAFVVVVTGGLGSLSGAFIVAIIFGLLSSYGVQFFSQLAPVLMFLFMAIVLAIKPTGLFGERE
- a CDS encoding ABC transporter substrate-binding protein, which encodes MFWKVFIPVVAFAVILGWGLPLAVAADLTKANASFEVNKMGDMSDFDPNKPVIPTGDTIKIALVASFSGPAALVGQIYYISVLWAAHDINKRGGILVDGKKKLVEVIKADHMGKPDQCKKICERMVLQDKVHVLWGTDGSHLMKIINETANKYKVIAHNTASLTDDLQDATNFSRYAFMSSFSTDQIGRGLANYYGQRKKEKKFYILCQDYMFGHAMAAGFKKGLKEFYPEAEIVGEDYHKLFLTDFAPYLTKIKAAGAEVVYTGDWIPDAANLLKQSRQMGITLPFAHIFLDEPNFLHEVGVDGTKGLVQLSQMYTDNPYFKTPEQIKYYKMWNDLWKTKWQAPFNTKLFEHGGGNIGSYNQQTYWLLSVIERAASTDPEKIIKVWEGDTYRFVNGKTLKMRPCDHKAIQDLYVAEFVVPDEQKVDFNIPPHHWFTGCSYAGPSAKIPADKVLPLMDEKLDRCKGKNGWGE